The following proteins are encoded in a genomic region of Sulfurovum indicum:
- a CDS encoding DUF3373 family protein — translation MKKIVTMSLVAAMAMTSAHAVSNSALAAKLSALEAELAAVKKDMKKQKKKINQVRAHDANDNIKWGVDLRTAIDNINYDMADGSSQGKNDLMSLRLWLNMAYAPDSHNIFKGQLSMHKAFGADFGLRGWGMDNFDWVTNEALTNDNLRVRQAYWLYLGEKAFGADIPWTFSIGRRPSTNGFLANLRDDDAAQSPLGHIINVEFDGLSSKLDLSNVTGVPGMSIKLCMGQGSTNAAARFTTSTDYANIDGAVNDIALAGFIFEPYNDGQYIVKSTYYKAFDLPDLIDPMNPSLGMENVGDMEGAALSVLVDGLSDDGILADTKVFGSLAWSKTRPDSGKTMLGSAESETGTSYWFGAQVPVLGGKLGAEFNHGSQYWRPFTYAEDTMIGSKLAARGDAFEVYYTYQLTESLSAQLRYTSINYDYTGSNGFFGSTTGASYSIDDLKAWAAGGDPMAQGMLPYIVEKAQDARFYIRYRF, via the coding sequence ATGAAGAAAATTGTAACTATGTCACTTGTGGCAGCAATGGCAATGACCAGTGCACATGCGGTTTCAAATTCGGCACTTGCAGCAAAACTCTCTGCATTGGAAGCAGAGCTTGCAGCAGTTAAGAAAGATATGAAGAAGCAGAAGAAAAAGATCAATCAAGTAAGAGCACACGATGCAAACGATAACATCAAGTGGGGTGTTGACTTAAGAACTGCTATTGATAACATCAACTATGATATGGCAGATGGATCAAGTCAAGGAAAGAATGATCTTATGAGTCTAAGACTTTGGTTAAACATGGCATATGCGCCAGACAGCCACAATATCTTCAAAGGACAGCTTTCAATGCATAAAGCATTTGGTGCAGACTTCGGACTTAGAGGTTGGGGTATGGACAACTTTGACTGGGTAACGAATGAAGCACTAACAAATGACAATTTGAGAGTACGTCAAGCATACTGGCTTTATTTGGGTGAAAAAGCATTCGGTGCCGATATCCCTTGGACATTCTCTATTGGTAGAAGACCATCTACAAATGGTTTCCTCGCCAATCTTAGAGATGACGATGCAGCCCAGTCGCCACTTGGTCATATTATCAATGTTGAATTTGATGGTTTGAGTTCAAAGCTTGACCTTTCAAATGTTACAGGTGTACCGGGTATGTCTATCAAACTTTGTATGGGACAGGGTTCAACAAATGCAGCGGCAAGATTCACTACTTCTACAGATTATGCAAATATCGATGGAGCAGTAAATGATATTGCACTTGCAGGATTTATCTTTGAACCATACAATGATGGTCAGTATATTGTGAAATCAACTTACTACAAAGCATTTGATTTGCCTGACCTCATTGATCCTATGAATCCATCGCTTGGAATGGAAAACGTAGGTGATATGGAAGGTGCGGCTCTTTCTGTATTGGTGGATGGCTTGAGTGATGACGGCATCTTGGCTGACACAAAAGTATTTGGTTCACTCGCTTGGTCTAAAACTAGACCTGATTCAGGAAAAACAATGCTAGGTTCTGCAGAGAGCGAAACAGGTACTTCTTACTGGTTTGGTGCGCAAGTTCCGGTTTTGGGTGGAAAACTTGGTGCTGAATTTAATCACGGAAGTCAGTACTGGAGACCATTTACATATGCAGAAGACACAATGATAGGTTCCAAATTGGCAGCGCGTGGTGATGCTTTTGAAGTATATTATACATACCAGTTGACTGAGTCTTTAAGCGCACAGCTTAGATATACGTCTATTAATTACGACTATACAGGAAGTAACGGATTCTTCGGAAGTACAACAGGGGCTTCTTACAGTATTGATGATCTTAAAGCATGGGCTGCTGGTGGTGATCCAATGGCACAGGGAATGCTTCCTTATATTGTAGAAAAAGCACAGGATGCAAGATTCTACATTAGATACAGATTCTAA
- a CDS encoding Bax inhibitor-1/YccA family protein codes for MALYDRNYTTARETGYVQESASVDFMKKTYQLLAASMIAAAAGAYATMPYAETIMQYKWFIFGAELLILFFGLSLTRGKPGANLAMLFTFTFLTGVSLVPLLASLIGMGNGAVIGNAFLMTSVLFGALSLFAINSKSDYANWGKPLFITLIVVIIASLVNYFLLQSPMMHIVITAGILILFSFFTIYDTQNIANGAYDSPVDAAVSLYLDFLNMFTALLQLLGIFGGED; via the coding sequence ATGGCTTTATACGATAGAAATTATACTACTGCACGGGAAACAGGCTATGTACAGGAGTCTGCTTCCGTTGATTTTATGAAAAAAACCTATCAGCTTTTAGCAGCAAGTATGATTGCCGCTGCTGCAGGTGCCTATGCAACCATGCCGTATGCTGAGACGATCATGCAGTATAAATGGTTCATCTTCGGTGCTGAACTGCTAATACTCTTTTTTGGACTGAGTCTGACAAGAGGAAAGCCGGGTGCAAACCTTGCCATGCTCTTTACATTTACTTTCCTGACGGGAGTTTCACTCGTACCTCTTTTAGCCTCACTTATAGGTATGGGCAATGGGGCTGTCATCGGCAACGCTTTCCTGATGACATCTGTGCTCTTCGGTGCGCTCAGTCTTTTTGCCATTAACAGCAAAAGTGATTATGCAAACTGGGGTAAACCGCTCTTTATTACATTGATCGTAGTGATCATTGCTTCACTGGTAAACTACTTTCTGCTTCAAAGTCCAATGATGCATATTGTCATTACTGCGGGAATACTGATCCTGTTCAGTTTCTTTACCATTTATGATACCCAGAATATCGCCAATGGTGCATACGACTCACCGGTAGATGCAGCCGTCTCGCTATACCTTGATTTTCTGAATATGTTCACGGCACTGCTTCAGCTTCTGGGTATATTCGGCGGAGAAGACTAG
- the secG gene encoding preprotein translocase subunit SecG — protein sequence MTSTLLIVQIILAIAITIAVLLQKSSSIGLGAYSGSNESVFGAKGPTGFLAKMTFTLALAFIINTLALGYLYTQESKSSVADKIIPKNNAVVPAAPTEPASTAPAAPTAQ from the coding sequence ATGACATCAACACTTCTTATCGTACAGATTATTTTGGCGATCGCCATTACCATTGCAGTCTTACTACAGAAAAGTTCAAGTATTGGACTTGGTGCCTACAGCGGAAGTAATGAATCTGTATTTGGAGCAAAAGGACCTACAGGCTTTCTTGCAAAAATGACCTTTACTCTTGCATTGGCATTTATCATCAATACCCTGGCACTGGGATATCTCTATACTCAAGAGAGTAAAAGCTCTGTAGCAGACAAGATCATACCAAAAAACAATGCCGTTGTACCTGCTGCTCCGACAGAACCTGCTTCTACAGCGCCGGCTGCTCCTACTGCACAATAA
- the frr gene encoding ribosome recycling factor, whose protein sequence is MVNEIFEHTREHMDKSIEALKRDFASLRTGKVTTSIVDNIKVDYYGTPTPLNQVGSVIAMDATTISITPWEKNLLSDIEKAIQEANIGVNPNNDGDFIKLFFPPMTSEQRQEIVKQAKAMAENARVAIRNIRKDANNKIKKLEKEKEISEDESKKALDEIQKITDDHIAKVDELFKAKEADILKV, encoded by the coding sequence ATGGTCAATGAAATTTTTGAACACACCAGAGAGCATATGGACAAAAGTATTGAAGCACTTAAACGTGATTTTGCATCATTGCGTACAGGAAAAGTCACAACCAGTATAGTCGATAACATCAAGGTTGACTACTATGGTACACCTACCCCGCTAAACCAGGTGGGAAGTGTCATCGCTATGGATGCAACAACGATCAGTATTACACCATGGGAAAAGAACCTTCTGTCTGATATTGAAAAAGCCATTCAGGAAGCAAACATCGGTGTCAACCCCAACAATGACGGTGACTTTATTAAACTCTTCTTTCCTCCAATGACCTCAGAGCAGAGACAAGAGATCGTCAAACAGGCAAAAGCTATGGCAGAGAATGCCAGAGTCGCAATCAGAAATATCCGTAAAGACGCAAACAACAAGATCAAAAAGCTTGAAAAAGAGAAAGAGATCAGTGAAGATGAGTCAAAAAAAGCATTGGATGAGATTCAAAAGATCACAGATGACCATATTGCAAAAGTCGATGAGCTCTTTAAAGCCAAAGAGGCTGACATACTAAAGGTATAA
- the pyrE gene encoding orotate phosphoribosyltransferase, which translates to MNVEQVYKDANALLDGHFLLASGNHSARYLQSAKVLEYPQKAAELTDALAKMIRNADIQVDTVCAPALGGVLAGYELARSLGVRSIFVEKKEGGMELRRGFEVKPGEKIIICEDIITTGGSALKAAQAIEALGAKVVAFASLANRGFCKRVGGQSEAKPECKLPKDVPLFSLADFTFEMYLPEECPMCKEGSRAIKPGSKG; encoded by the coding sequence ATGAATGTAGAGCAAGTCTATAAAGATGCCAATGCCCTTCTTGACGGGCACTTTCTCCTTGCAAGCGGGAACCACTCAGCACGTTATCTGCAGAGTGCCAAAGTATTGGAGTATCCTCAAAAAGCAGCAGAACTTACCGATGCTCTTGCAAAAATGATCCGAAATGCAGATATCCAGGTAGACACCGTTTGTGCTCCGGCACTCGGTGGCGTCCTGGCAGGATATGAACTGGCACGTTCCCTGGGTGTACGTTCTATCTTCGTAGAAAAGAAGGAAGGGGGCATGGAACTTCGCCGCGGATTTGAAGTGAAACCGGGAGAGAAGATCATTATTTGCGAAGATATCATCACTACAGGTGGTTCAGCACTCAAGGCCGCGCAGGCTATCGAGGCACTTGGTGCAAAGGTAGTCGCTTTTGCCTCGCTTGCAAACAGAGGCTTCTGCAAACGCGTAGGCGGTCAGAGTGAAGCCAAACCCGAATGCAAACTACCAAAAGATGTGCCGCTCTTCTCTTTGGCGGACTTTACATTTGAAATGTATCTGCCGGAAGAGTGCCCCATGTGCAAAGAGGGGAGCAGAGCTATCAAACCGGGCAGCAAAGGCTGA
- a CDS encoding PAS domain-containing protein, with product MVTFTNSRTGSTISREDAKDEEFIYEGKALLVETDLEGIITYANRRFIEVSAYSKEEVIGSPHCMHMHPQMPEAIFKDACQMTSAGKTWSGYLRNISKEGVSYWTEAIIQPKFNDAGEITGYMATRRAPNADELESVMDEYDRLKENNTAERSQYCGEVYLGRDACHF from the coding sequence ATGGTTACATTTACAAACAGTAGAACAGGCAGTACGATAAGTCGTGAAGATGCAAAAGATGAGGAGTTCATTTATGAAGGCAAAGCACTTCTTGTTGAGACTGATCTTGAAGGTATTATTACTTACGCGAACAGACGTTTTATAGAGGTGAGTGCATATAGCAAAGAAGAAGTTATCGGTTCGCCTCACTGTATGCATATGCATCCACAGATGCCTGAAGCCATTTTTAAAGATGCCTGTCAAATGACCTCTGCAGGCAAGACATGGAGCGGCTATCTCCGAAATATTTCAAAAGAGGGAGTAAGTTACTGGACTGAGGCGATTATTCAACCCAAGTTCAATGATGCAGGAGAGATCACCGGATATATGGCAACAAGACGTGCACCCAATGCAGATGAGCTTGAATCAGTGATGGATGAATATGACAGACTGAAAGAGAACAATACTGCAGAGAGAAGCCAATACTGCGGAGAAGTTTATCTTGGAAGAGACGCGTGCCACTTCTAG
- a CDS encoding PulJ/GspJ family protein yields the protein MQRRDGFTLIEVLISIALLGLILPALYKSVDLLRDSNAHLFEYLQKSKKETRATQTLYLDIASSDGNLTLTNGEFDRLCMEQTKNSLYGLSKAKVCWVVLKNGHTLVRIEGGSYRLPVGIDERVEVDSVMKDIELFDVYWEKDKVLVLLQQKAEEPVTFMVQGITKPKPKKKKLPEKTLKKEPEA from the coding sequence ATGCAGAGACGTGATGGTTTTACGCTTATTGAAGTTCTTATTTCCATAGCTCTTCTGGGGCTTATCCTTCCGGCACTTTACAAAAGTGTCGATTTGCTGCGCGACTCTAATGCACATCTGTTCGAGTATCTGCAAAAAAGCAAAAAAGAGACCCGTGCAACCCAAACTTTATATCTTGATATTGCAAGCAGTGACGGTAATCTGACATTGACAAACGGGGAGTTTGACAGGCTCTGTATGGAGCAGACCAAAAATTCGCTTTACGGTCTCTCCAAAGCCAAAGTCTGCTGGGTGGTGCTGAAAAACGGGCATACACTTGTCAGGATTGAAGGAGGGAGCTACCGTCTGCCTGTAGGGATTGATGAACGGGTAGAAGTAGATTCTGTTATGAAAGATATAGAGCTGTTTGATGTCTATTGGGAAAAGGATAAAGTATTGGTTCTTCTTCAGCAAAAAGCAGAAGAACCTGTGACATTTATGGTACAGGGTATTACCAAGCCAAAACCTAAGAAAAAGAAGCTGCCAGAAAAAACATTAAAAAAGGAACCGGAAGCATAG
- a CDS encoding GspE/PulE family protein has protein sequence MLFPRLQDVNLEPLWEEDINHKLAIRHALLFSEIEGEKRAIVEEGSMGEALNHLAKLGLDYPISIVDEESFERLRNKFLEIQTGSDFEKMSTATEELIEVESDLLEFIRNSQDLLSNEESAPIIKLVNSLFFQAIQKGASDIHIESGEYKGEVRLRIDGALKKHIDLDKMIIGLVINRIKVISNLDISEKRIPQDGRTQISISGKTLDVRVSILPTYHGERVVMRILAQSDQIPTLESLGFHEDVTRSLYKLLTHAHGMILVTGPTGSGKSTTLHACLQHIATPDKNIITVEDPVEYNADNISQIQVNDKVGLTFAAGLRSILRQDPDIIMVGEIRDSETADIALRSALTGHLLLSTLHTNDSTSSLSRLMDMGIESFLISSTLLGVLAQRLTRKLCIHCKTQTTLPSAVTEEIGIPSEKLYFTAVGCKECDFTGYKGRQAIGELFIVDDEVKMMMKDGFNDHQVREAMKRRGMVTISDKLKMMLLEGETSYEEAIRVGLMDG, from the coding sequence ATGCTTTTCCCCCGCCTGCAGGATGTCAATCTTGAACCGCTCTGGGAAGAGGATATCAATCATAAACTTGCTATTAGACATGCACTGCTTTTCTCTGAAATAGAAGGGGAGAAACGGGCAATTGTTGAAGAAGGAAGTATGGGTGAAGCGCTAAATCATCTTGCCAAGCTGGGACTGGATTATCCCATTAGTATTGTTGATGAAGAGAGTTTTGAACGCCTTCGAAACAAATTCCTTGAAATTCAGACCGGTTCGGATTTTGAAAAGATGTCCACCGCGACAGAAGAGCTCATCGAAGTAGAGTCCGATCTTCTTGAGTTTATCCGGAACTCGCAGGATCTTCTTTCCAACGAAGAGTCCGCACCTATTATCAAGCTGGTGAATTCTCTCTTTTTTCAGGCGATCCAAAAGGGAGCGAGTGATATTCACATTGAAAGTGGGGAGTATAAAGGAGAAGTGCGTCTGCGTATAGATGGCGCACTCAAAAAGCATATTGATCTGGACAAGATGATCATCGGCCTGGTCATTAACCGTATCAAGGTCATCTCCAACCTGGATATCTCCGAAAAACGTATTCCGCAGGATGGACGTACGCAGATATCTATCTCAGGAAAGACTCTTGATGTCAGGGTCTCCATTCTGCCTACTTACCATGGAGAACGTGTGGTGATGCGTATTCTGGCACAGAGTGACCAGATCCCTACACTGGAGTCTCTGGGCTTCCATGAAGATGTCACCAGAAGTCTCTATAAACTGCTTACACATGCCCACGGAATGATTCTGGTAACCGGTCCTACCGGTTCGGGTAAGTCAACTACGCTGCATGCCTGTCTCCAGCATATTGCTACACCAGACAAGAATATCATCACGGTTGAAGATCCTGTAGAATACAACGCTGATAACATTTCCCAGATCCAGGTCAATGATAAAGTCGGGCTTACATTTGCAGCAGGACTGCGTTCCATCCTCAGACAGGATCCGGATATTATTATGGTGGGAGAGATACGTGACTCTGAAACAGCAGATATTGCATTGCGTTCGGCATTGACCGGGCACCTGCTGCTCTCCACACTGCATACCAACGACTCTACCTCTTCCCTGAGTCGTCTAATGGATATGGGTATTGAGAGTTTTCTCATTTCTTCCACGCTTCTTGGTGTCCTTGCACAGCGCCTGACCCGAAAACTCTGCATCCACTGTAAAACACAGACTACACTTCCTTCTGCAGTTACGGAGGAGATCGGTATACCGTCAGAGAAACTCTATTTTACTGCAGTAGGATGCAAAGAGTGTGATTTTACTGGTTATAAAGGCAGACAGGCCATAGGCGAGCTTTTTATTGTTGATGATGAGGTCAAGATGATGATGAAGGATGGCTTCAATGACCACCAGGTGCGTGAAGCGATGAAACGACGCGGGATGGTGACTATTTCAGACAAACTCAAAATGATGCTGCTTGAAGGGGAGACAAGCTATGAAGAGGCAATTCGTGTGGGATTGATGGATGGTTGA
- the gspD gene encoding type II secretion system secretin GspD, with translation MKSIKIIMVLLMLSTALVQAEEQKVDLNLRDVSVKDFIEMVSKITHKNILIDADLKGKINFIAQEPIKKSSLIPLANSILGSKGLTIIDQGDFYKVVKGSTASGEGLDVSSSIEGETMKTVMFPLKSSNAAVVRAKIKPLLHKNDKVISFKENNVLAITATPRSLRSISKLINAIEKRGVKRSTVIKLKNSSVKDLFPNAQNMAKKLFPQTIESEKVDIFKDDATNSIILVGKEDNIQRMIHYIKQLDIKGEDQTQKMYVIRLKNSNVEEMEKILSKLVSQMNSVALKQPKKGGKPPSKAMVVSDVERNALIVLATGEQIRNIRETVKKIDIPKVQVYVKARIVEINKNLAKQIGLKYGFEGGKITSTGLYSLAGNMGASSLMVSQTLLGFLNQGGSTTIYNDAGNPIGTETNAPFSFDSNISQVFALGAKLDLLKQNGAAHILSEPSILCTNNKEASIYVGQTQSILTQAQQTTQGQGNIINNYSREDIGITLKVKPRLSSNNKVTLEVETQIEDVLPGSSASADRPTTTKRKVLTNAIVNNGETIILGGLIKSAGGKTITKVPFLGDIPVLGELFTSRDNAQSKVNVVIYLTPYIVRNSNDLQRLRAALAELEEIQTKYNAFVRKGLEAKAEGKLPGEGVSNAPASHRTVRSRVPGSNLDILNTDEEF, from the coding sequence ATGAAATCAATTAAGATCATTATGGTATTGCTGATGTTGTCAACAGCATTGGTACAGGCAGAAGAGCAGAAAGTCGACCTGAATCTTCGAGATGTCAGTGTAAAAGACTTTATTGAGATGGTCTCCAAGATTACCCATAAGAATATTCTGATCGATGCAGATCTCAAAGGAAAAATAAACTTCATTGCACAGGAGCCTATCAAAAAATCTTCCCTGATCCCTCTGGCGAACTCTATTCTTGGCAGTAAAGGGTTGACAATTATCGACCAGGGCGACTTCTACAAGGTTGTCAAAGGCTCAACTGCTTCAGGAGAGGGACTTGATGTCAGCAGCTCTATTGAGGGTGAGACGATGAAGACGGTTATGTTCCCGCTGAAGAGCTCCAATGCGGCTGTCGTTCGTGCCAAGATCAAACCTCTCTTGCACAAGAATGACAAAGTGATCTCGTTTAAGGAAAATAATGTACTTGCCATTACGGCAACACCCCGTTCACTCCGATCCATCTCCAAGCTTATCAATGCCATTGAAAAACGCGGTGTGAAACGTTCGACAGTCATCAAGCTCAAAAACTCCAGCGTCAAAGATCTCTTTCCCAATGCACAGAATATGGCTAAAAAGCTTTTCCCCCAAACAATTGAGAGTGAGAAGGTCGATATATTCAAAGATGATGCTACAAACTCTATTATTCTTGTAGGGAAAGAGGATAACATCCAGCGAATGATCCACTATATCAAACAGTTGGATATTAAAGGAGAGGACCAGACACAGAAGATGTATGTGATCCGCCTGAAGAACTCCAATGTGGAAGAGATGGAGAAGATTTTGAGTAAACTTGTTTCCCAGATGAACAGCGTAGCTCTCAAACAGCCTAAAAAAGGCGGGAAGCCGCCCAGTAAGGCTATGGTGGTTTCAGATGTGGAAAGAAATGCGCTTATAGTACTTGCAACCGGGGAGCAGATCAGGAACATAAGGGAGACGGTCAAAAAAATAGATATTCCCAAAGTACAGGTCTATGTTAAAGCACGTATCGTGGAGATCAATAAGAATCTTGCAAAGCAGATCGGGCTCAAATACGGGTTTGAAGGAGGAAAGATTACATCAACGGGGCTTTACTCTCTGGCAGGAAATATGGGAGCCTCTTCTTTGATGGTCTCTCAGACGCTGTTGGGATTCCTTAATCAGGGAGGGAGTACAACCATTTATAATGATGCTGGAAATCCAATTGGAACAGAAACAAATGCACCTTTCAGTTTTGATTCCAATATTTCACAGGTTTTTGCCCTTGGTGCAAAACTTGACCTTCTTAAACAAAACGGTGCTGCACACATTCTGAGTGAACCTTCTATTTTATGTACCAATAATAAAGAAGCGTCCATCTATGTGGGGCAGACACAGTCTATTTTGACGCAGGCACAGCAGACTACGCAGGGGCAGGGCAATATTATCAATAACTACTCAAGAGAAGATATCGGTATCACCCTCAAAGTAAAACCGAGACTCTCCAGTAATAACAAAGTCACATTGGAGGTGGAAACACAGATCGAAGATGTTCTGCCAGGCTCAAGTGCTTCCGCAGACCGTCCGACAACAACAAAACGTAAAGTGTTGACCAATGCAATTGTAAATAATGGAGAGACGATTATTTTAGGTGGCTTGATTAAAAGTGCAGGGGGAAAAACGATTACAAAAGTACCTTTCTTGGGAGATATTCCTGTACTTGGGGAACTCTTTACTTCCAGAGACAATGCTCAGAGTAAAGTAAATGTTGTCATCTATCTCACACCTTATATTGTAAGAAACAGTAATGACCTTCAGCGTTTACGGGCAGCGCTTGCAGAACTGGAAGAGATACAAACCAAATACAATGCTTTTGTGCGTAAAGGGCTGGAGGCAAAAGCAGAAGGAAAACTGCCGGGAGAAGGAGTCTCCAATGCGCCTGCTTCACACCGCACAGTACGCAGCCGTGTACCGGGGAGCAACCTTGATATCCTCAATACAGATGAGGAGTTCTAG
- a CDS encoding PDZ domain-containing protein → MKPLFNPQMIKKLIGILIILLLIKLLWFSVEVAFTPVQGVNHTEERRAKPLYYRIKLTPNDAPVPPKRTKVVKQAGSIKEIKLLALYHAPDKTVVTVKYKGKSKVLAKGEAVNGFVLEGAGSNFALFRKNGKVYKVTLLKPESSKGSATIRPVSSNNRGDQKSTSAVEGEVIDMGDHKIIDKSLIDHYIKNLDDTYKNIGIKEVKKGDKLEGFRITFVRRGSPFEKLGVKRGDILKSVNGQELTSYNAAFEAYKHIDDTPNVTLTIQRGNKEMELEYEIN, encoded by the coding sequence ATGAAACCGCTTTTTAACCCTCAAATGATCAAAAAGCTTATTGGTATTCTCATCATATTGCTGTTGATCAAACTGCTTTGGTTTTCTGTTGAGGTTGCTTTCACTCCTGTGCAGGGGGTGAACCATACAGAGGAGAGAAGAGCCAAACCGCTTTACTACCGTATCAAACTTACGCCAAATGATGCCCCTGTCCCCCCAAAAAGGACAAAGGTTGTCAAACAGGCAGGAAGTATCAAGGAGATCAAACTGCTTGCACTCTATCATGCACCGGACAAGACAGTTGTCACGGTTAAGTATAAAGGGAAAAGTAAGGTGCTTGCAAAAGGGGAAGCAGTCAACGGGTTTGTCCTTGAAGGTGCAGGAAGCAACTTTGCTCTTTTCAGAAAGAACGGCAAAGTATATAAAGTGACACTTCTCAAACCTGAAAGCAGTAAGGGGAGTGCTACTATACGGCCTGTGTCATCAAATAACAGGGGTGATCAAAAGAGCACCTCTGCAGTAGAAGGAGAGGTGATCGATATGGGGGACCATAAGATCATTGATAAGTCCCTCATTGACCACTATATCAAGAATTTGGATGATACCTATAAGAATATCGGTATCAAAGAGGTAAAAAAAGGAGACAAGCTTGAAGGGTTCCGTATTACCTTTGTCAGGCGCGGCAGTCCATTTGAAAAACTGGGTGTCAAGCGGGGAGATATACTCAAGTCTGTCAACGGACAGGAGTTGACAAGCTATAATGCAGCGTTTGAGGCCTATAAGCATATTGACGATACACCGAACGTCACACTAACGATACAAAGGGGAAATAAAGAGATGGAGTTAGAGTATGAAATCAATTAA
- the gspG gene encoding type II secretion system major pseudopilin GspG gives MKAPVNRQNKMLRSGFSLIELLIVIVILGGLVAVVAPGLMDSADQAKRDTVCLKMNDLKKRLDMFKLDNGIYPDTEEGFNALLNNPDPDKYPNYRTKPYLKKLPKDSWKTPFVYINKGDSVEIISFGADRKEGGEENGRDILFSECNK, from the coding sequence ATGAAAGCACCTGTAAACAGACAGAACAAAATGCTTAGAAGCGGCTTCTCTCTGATCGAACTTCTTATTGTTATCGTTATTCTGGGAGGCCTTGTTGCCGTTGTCGCACCCGGTCTCATGGATTCAGCCGATCAAGCCAAGCGTGATACCGTCTGCCTGAAAATGAACGACCTTAAAAAACGTCTGGACATGTTTAAGCTTGACAACGGTATCTACCCTGATACGGAAGAAGGTTTTAACGCACTTCTCAACAACCCCGATCCAGACAAGTATCCGAACTACCGTACAAAACCCTACCTGAAAAAACTGCCGAAAGATTCATGGAAAACACCGTTTGTATATATCAATAAAGGGGATAGTGTAGAGATCATCTCCTTTGGAGCGGACAGAAAAGAAGGAGGGGAAGAGAACGGCAGAGACATTCTCTTCTCCGAGTGTAACAAATAG
- a CDS encoding type II secretion system protein, giving the protein MPPYTRERMHRGFSLIELLLVIFIVSLVYFLGFSGVEKTAVKAEPLTPLSLKKNIRGSSLFQGEGTFICINRCSSCYLRKDITSPFEVYPGKTDFPNLEVYTIDANDNLQKKEYGRYQDTKICLMIDFYRNGSSSQLILKTDKGVYFLPSYFGEVKKVDSLQKAQELWLLHTQDLNRQGDFY; this is encoded by the coding sequence ATGCCACCATACACAAGAGAAAGGATGCACCGGGGCTTCTCCCTTATTGAGCTTCTTCTGGTCATCTTTATTGTCTCTCTTGTCTACTTCCTGGGATTCAGCGGAGTGGAGAAAACTGCAGTAAAAGCGGAACCTCTTACCCCGCTCTCTCTGAAAAAAAATATCAGGGGGAGTTCCCTTTTTCAGGGAGAAGGGACTTTTATCTGCATCAACCGCTGTTCCTCCTGCTATCTGCGCAAAGATATCACTTCACCATTTGAGGTATATCCAGGGAAAACCGACTTTCCCAACCTTGAGGTCTATACGATTGATGCAAATGACAATCTGCAAAAAAAGGAGTATGGACGCTATCAGGATACAAAGATCTGTCTGATGATCGACTTCTATCGCAACGGAAGCTCTTCCCAGCTTATTTTAAAAACGGATAAAGGAGTCTATTTCCTTCCTTCCTATTTCGGTGAGGTCAAAAAAGTTGATTCACTTCAAAAAGCGCAGGAGCTCTGGCTTTTACATACACAGGATCTTAACAGACAGGGAGACTTTTATTGA
- a CDS encoding prepilin-type N-terminal cleavage/methylation domain-containing protein has translation MNTLRPAFTLIEILVSVLILSTSIIYVLQIHSQNHEQVIYISERNKHALEDSLFLDRNIMSYHKEEKSAYDLLQNELKVDTFRSRKILKELKRNIFIPEKINLTPYEEMKGGPAAIINEIKLKGDYASSYFHFQIQSF, from the coding sequence TTGAATACTTTACGCCCTGCTTTCACCCTTATCGAGATCCTGGTCTCTGTACTGATACTCTCTACCTCCATCATATATGTACTGCAGATCCATTCCCAGAACCATGAACAGGTTATCTATATTTCCGAACGCAACAAACATGCTCTGGAGGACTCTCTCTTTTTAGACCGAAATATTATGTCTTACCACAAGGAAGAGAAGAGTGCCTACGATCTTCTGCAGAATGAATTAAAGGTCGATACTTTCAGGAGCAGAAAGATACTCAAAGAGCTCAAAAGAAATATCTTCATTCCTGAAAAGATCAACCTGACACCTTATGAAGAGATGAAGGGTGGACCGGCTGCAATCATTAACGAAATCAAACTCAAGGGAGATTACGCCTCTTCCTACTTTCATTTTCAGATACAGTCATTTTAG